In one window of Festucalex cinctus isolate MCC-2025b chromosome 14, RoL_Fcin_1.0, whole genome shotgun sequence DNA:
- the LOC144001343 gene encoding otoraplin-like isoform X3, giving the protein MVVLSMATALDDFIAPDCRFINIKKGQKVYVYSKLVPEEGGGVFWSGSVYSDRYVDQMGIIGYFPAPVVKETQTFREDTVQIPTTNMDFFCA; this is encoded by the exons ATGG tcGTTCTCTCCATGGCCACAGCCTTGGATGACTTCATAGCTCCAGACTGCAGATTCATCAACATCAAAAAGGGTCAGAAGGTTTACGTGTATTCTAAACTGGTGCCAGAGGAGGGCGGTGGAGTCTTCTGGTCTGGCAGT GTGTACAGTGACCGTTATGTGGACCAGATGGGCATCATCGGTTATTTTCCAGCTCCTGTGGTGAAAGAGACGCAAACATTTAGAGAGGACACGGTCCAGATTCCAACAACA AACATGGATTTCTTCTGCGCATAA
- the LOC144001343 gene encoding otoraplin-like isoform X1: MTTCARTRLFFKMRHPLMLMLCVGMLHHNSKAVLMEKLADNKICGDVECSFVLSMATALDDFIAPDCRFINIKKGQKVYVYSKLVPEEGGGVFWSGSVYSDRYVDQMGIIGYFPAPVVKETQTFREDTVQIPTTNMDFFCA, from the exons atgaCTACTTGTGCACGTacaagattatttttcaaaatgcgaCATCCATTAATGCTTATGCtctgtgtgggaatgcttcaccaCAACTCAAAGGCCGTCCTCATGGAAAAGCTAGCAGACAACAAGATTTGTGGCGATGTAGAGTGTTCGT tcGTTCTCTCCATGGCCACAGCCTTGGATGACTTCATAGCTCCAGACTGCAGATTCATCAACATCAAAAAGGGTCAGAAGGTTTACGTGTATTCTAAACTGGTGCCAGAGGAGGGCGGTGGAGTCTTCTGGTCTGGCAGT GTGTACAGTGACCGTTATGTGGACCAGATGGGCATCATCGGTTATTTTCCAGCTCCTGTGGTGAAAGAGACGCAAACATTTAGAGAGGACACGGTCCAGATTCCAACAACA AACATGGATTTCTTCTGCGCATAA
- the LOC144001416 gene encoding otoraplin-like: MTTCARTRLFFKMRHPLMLMLCVGMLHHNSKAVLMEKLADNKICGDVECSFVLSMATALDDFIAPDCRFINIKKGQKVYVYSKLVPEEGGGVFWSGSVYSDRYVDQMGIIGYFPAPVVKETQTFREDTVQIPTTNMDFFCA, translated from the exons atgaCTACTTGTGCACGTacaagattatttttcaaaatgcgaCATCCATTAATGCTTATGCtctgtgtgggaatgcttcaccaCAACTCAAAGGCCGTCCTCATGGAAAAGCTAGCAGACAACAAGATTTGTGGCGATGTAGAGTGTTCGT TCGTTCTCTCCATGGCCACAGCCTTGGATGACTTCATAGCTCCAGACTGCAGATTCATCAACATCAAAAAGGGTCAGAAGGTTTACGTGTATTCTAAACTGGTGCCAGAGGAGGGCGGTGGAGTCTTCTGGTCTGGCAGT GTGTACAGTGACCGTTATGTGGACCAGATGGGCATCATCGGTTATTTTCCAGCTCCTGTGGTGAAAGAGACGCAAACATTTAGAGAGGACACGGTCCAGATTCCAACAACA AACATGGATTTCTTCTGCGCATAA
- the LOC144001343 gene encoding otoraplin-like isoform X2, producing MDCFKQWAVLMEKLADNKICGDVECSFVLSMATALDDFIAPDCRFINIKKGQKVYVYSKLVPEEGGGVFWSGSVYSDRYVDQMGIIGYFPAPVVKETQTFREDTVQIPTTNMDFFCA from the exons ATGGATTGTTTCAAACAATGG GCCGTCCTCATGGAAAAGCTAGCAGACAACAAGATTTGTGGCGATGTAGAGTGTTCGT tcGTTCTCTCCATGGCCACAGCCTTGGATGACTTCATAGCTCCAGACTGCAGATTCATCAACATCAAAAAGGGTCAGAAGGTTTACGTGTATTCTAAACTGGTGCCAGAGGAGGGCGGTGGAGTCTTCTGGTCTGGCAGT GTGTACAGTGACCGTTATGTGGACCAGATGGGCATCATCGGTTATTTTCCAGCTCCTGTGGTGAAAGAGACGCAAACATTTAGAGAGGACACGGTCCAGATTCCAACAACA AACATGGATTTCTTCTGCGCATAA
- the LOC144001274 gene encoding GTP-binding protein 2-like → MDARVSELFASENGLDCGGSQTEVNPGNGGGKKASAKKKRSNARHFRSLKPSNNTPYLPPEEEEGNIEYKLKLVDPTQSRFEHLVTQMKWRLQEGRGEAVYQIGVEDNGMLVGLSEEDMTASLTTLHKMAEKVGADITILRHSEVDYDTDQPLTIAEVLIRKVPDDQQFLDLRVAVLGNVDSGKSTLLGVLTQGELDNGRGRARLNLFRHLHEIQTGRTSSISFEILGFNSKGEVVNYSESRTAEEICESASKMITFIDLAGHHKYLKTSTLCLQLPSLLATRAQGKYFLIY, encoded by the exons ATGGATGCGCGGGTTTCCGAGTTGTTTGCCTCAGAAAATGGACTCGACTGCGGCGGCTCTCAGACTGAAGTGAACCCGGGGAATGGTGGCGGCAAAAAGGCTTCTGCCAAGAAGAAGAGATCGAATGCGCGACACTTTCGCAGCCTCAAACCGAGCAACAACACCCCTTATCTGCCCCCAGAG GAGGAAGAAGGGAATATCGAGTATAAG CTGAAGCTCGTGGACCCTACACAAAGCCGTTTTGAGCACCTGGTGACACAAATGAAATGGCGGCTCCAGGAGGGTCGCGGTGAAGCCGTCTATCAGATCGGGGTGGAAGATAACGGCATGTTGGTGGGACTGTCGGAGGAGGACATGACGGCATCCCTCACCACCCTGCATAAGATGGCTGAGAA GGTTGGGGCTGACATCACCATCCTTCGACACTCAGAGGTGGACTATGACACTGATCAGCCCCTTACCATCGCTGAAGTCCTAATTCGTAAGGTGCCAGATGACCAACAG TTCCTGGACCTACGGGTTGCCGTACTTGGTAATGTGGACTCAGGCAAATCGACCCTGCTGGGTGTTTTGACGCAAGGTGAGCTGGATAATGGACGGGGAAGAGCGAGACTCAACCTCTTCAGGCACCTCCATGAAATCCAGACTGGGCGAACATCTAGCATCAGCTTTGAGATCCTCGGCTTCAACAGTAAAGGAGAG GTTGTGAACTACAGTGAGTCTCGAACGGCGGAGGAGATTTGTGAAAGCGCCTCTAAAATGATCACATTCATCGATCTGGCGGGTCACCATAAATACTTGaagacttcaacactctgcctccaactcccgtcactactcgctacaagGGCACAAGGGAAatattttttgatatattaa